A window from Setaria italica strain Yugu1 chromosome VIII, Setaria_italica_v2.0, whole genome shotgun sequence encodes these proteins:
- the LOC101769175 gene encoding leucine-rich repeat protein 1 has translation MVGQLAAAAAAFITGLLALARFTNCNTIQMHPLLIGNILYEQRMAWQDPINVLKSWDPTSDNPCSWEHVICDSKNYVIRLDLGKAGIIGPLVPQLGGLKKLQYLELFDNGLNASIPTTLGNLSNLLNLDLQENMLTGMIPASLGSIGTLKNLRLYGNKLTGPIPPSMGNLTNLVTMDLQKNSLSGSIPASLGNIKTLRYLHLNNIMLTGMIPSEILSLAIVGSLSLNVENNNLTGTVTSAGLRGAHDNGLWQSN, from the exons ATGGTGGGTCagcttgcagcagcagcagcagcattcaTCACTGGCCTTCTTGCTCTTGCAAGATTTACAAACTGCAATACTATACAGATGCATCCTCT GCTTATAGGCAACATACTGTATGAGCAGAGGATGGCATGGCAGGACCCAATCAATGTGCTCAAGAGCTGGGATCCAACCTCTGACAATCCCTGCTCTTGGGAGCATGTCATCTGCGACAGCAAAAACTATGTGATACGCTT GGACTTGGGGAAAGCCGGTATAATAGGACCTCTGGTTCCACAACTGGGAGGATTGAAGAAGCTTCAGTACCT AGAATTGTTTGACAATGGCCTGAATGCATCAATACCAACTACACTGGGTAACCTCAGTAACCTATTAAACCTGGATCTTCAGGAGAACATGCTTACTGGCATGATTCCGGCATCACTTGGCTCCATTGGCACGCTCAAAAACCT GAGATTGTATGGGAACAAACTTACTGGGCCTATACCACCATCGATGGGCAATCTGACGAACCTTGTGACCATGGATCTTCAGAAGAATTCGCTGAGTGGTTCCATTCCAGCCTCCTTAGGAAACATTAAAACATTACGGTACTT GCACCTGAACAACATCATGCTGACTGGCATGATCCCGTCAGAAATCCTCTCTCTTGCCATTGTCGGGAGCTTGTCACT AAATGTTGAAAACAATAACCTCACTGGAACAGTTACATCAGCTGGATTGAGAGGTG